From the Rhinolophus sinicus isolate RSC01 linkage group LG02, ASM3656204v1, whole genome shotgun sequence genome, one window contains:
- the TNS2 gene encoding tensin-2 isoform X3 produces the protein MGWLGGSPCCCPAPPRPRPAGRPPQPRKAEPHSFREKVFRKKPPVCAVCKVTIDGTGVSCRVCKVATHRKCEAKVTSSCQALPPAELRRNTAPVRRIEHLGSTKSLNHSKQRSTLPRSFSLDPLMERRWDLDLTYVTERILAAAFPARPEEQRHRGHLRELAHVLQSKHRDKYLLFNLSEKRHDLTRLNPKVQDFGWPELHAPPLDKLCSICKAMETWLSADPQHVVVLYCKGSKSKLGVIVSAYMHYSKISAGADQALATLTMRKFCEDKVGAELQPSQRRYISYFSGLLSGSIRMNSSPLFLHYVLVPMLPAFEPGTGFQPFLKIYQSMQLVYTSGIYHIAGPGPQQLYISLEPALLLKGDVMVTCYHKGGRGTDRTLVFRVQFHTCTIHGSRLTFPKDQLDEAWTDERFPFQASVEFIFSSSPEKIKGNTPRNDPSVTVDYNTAEPAVRWDSYENFNQQHEDSVDGSLTHTRGPVDGSPYAQVQRAPRQTPPAPSPEPPPPPLLSISSDSGHSSTLTTEPAAESPGRPPPTAAERQELDRLLGGCGVGSGGRGAGRETAILDDEEQPPVGGGAHLGTYSGHKPALSRHCSCRQGYREPFGVPNGGYYRPEGTLERRRLAYGGYEGPAQVYAEASVEKRRLCRSLSEGPYPYPPEPGKPASGDFGYRSPGYREVVILEDPGLPALCPCPACEDKLALPTTALYGLRLEREAGEGWASEASKSLLHPVRPGHPLPLLVPACGHHHAPMPDYSCLKPPKAGEEGHEGCSYALCPEGRYGHPGYPALVTYGYGGAVPSYCPAYGRVPHSCGSPSEGRGYPSPGAHSPRAGSISPGSPPYPSSRKLSYEIPAEDGGDRYPLPGHLAPAGPLTSAESPEPGSWREGPSGHSTLPRSPRDAQCSASSELSAPSTPLHTSSPVQAKESTRQQDTRSPTLVPTQRLSPGEALLPVSQGGAEKSPELPARSGLEPPASSPFSPTSPRSSPNDWPQERNPGGRTDSASPRGPVPTTLPGLRHAPWQGLRDPPDSPDGSPLTPVPSQMPWLMASPEPPQSSPTPAFPLAASYDINGPTQPPLPEKRHLPGPGQQPGHWGPEQASPPARGTSHHVTFAPQLLDNNPQSSEPPMQESQSNVKFVQDTSKFWYKPNLSREQAIALLKDKDPGAFLIRDSHSFQGAYGLALKVATPPPSAQPWKGDPLEQLVRHFLIETGPKGVKIKGCPSEPYFGSLSALVSQHSISPLSLPCCLRIPSKDPLEETPEAPVPANMSTAADLLRQGAACSVLYLTSVETESLTGPQAVARASSAALSCSPRPTPAIVHFKVSAQGITLTDNQRKLFFRRHYPVNTITFSSTDPQDRRWTNPDGTTSKIFGFVAKKPGSPWENVCHLFAELDPDQPAGAIVTFITKVLLGQRK, from the exons GTGACTTCATCCTGTCAGGCCTTGCCTCCTGCAGAGCTG CGGAGAAACACGGCCCCTGTGAGGCGCATAGAGCACCTG GGATCCACCAAGTCTCTGAACCACTCAAAGCAGCGCAGCACTCTGCCCAG GAGCTTCAGTTTGGACCCGCTCATGGAGCGCCGCTGGGACCTGGACCTCACCTACGTGACTGAGCGGATCCTGGCTGCCGCCTTCCCTGCGCGGCCCGAAGAGCAGCGACACCGGGGCCACCTGCGCGAGCTGGCTCACGTGCTGCAATCCAAGCACCGCGACAAGTACCTG CTCTTCAACCTTTCGGAGAAAAGACATGACCTGACCCGCCTAAACCCCAAG gtccAGGACTTTGGCTGGCCTGAACTGCATGCGCCTCCCCTGGACAAGCTGTGCTCCATCTGCAAAGCCATGGagacctggctcagtgctgaCCCCCAGCACGTGGTTGTACTGTACTGCAAG GGGAGCAAGAGTAAGCTCGGGGTCATCGTCTCTGCGTACATGCACTACAGCAAGATCTCTGCAGG GGCAGACCAGGCACTGGCTACTCTTACCATGCGGAAGTTCTGCGAGGACAAGGTGGGCGCAGAGCTGCAGCCCTCCCAGCGCCG ATACATCAGCTACTTCAGTGGTCTGCTGTCTGGCTCCATCAGAATGAACAGCAGCCCTCTCTTCCTACACTATGTGCTCGTGCCTATGCTGCCAGCCTTTGAACCTGGCACAG gcTTCCAGCCCTTCCTTAAGATCTATCAGTCCATGCAGCTCGTCTACACATCTGGAATCTA TCACATTGCAGGCCCGGGTCCCCAGCAGCTTTACATCAGCCTGGAGCCAGCCCTCCTCCTCAAAGGCGACGTCATG GTGACATGCTATCACAAGGGTGGTCGGGGGACAGACCGGACCCTTGTATTCCGAGTCCAGTTCCACACGTGCACCATCCACGGATCACGGCTCACCTTTCCCAAAGACCAGCTGGATGAAGCCTGGACTG ATGAGAGGTTCCCTTTCCAAGCCTCGGTGGAATTCATCTTCTCCTCGAGCCCTGAGAAGATCAAAG GAAACACCCCGCGGAACGACCCCTCCGTCACTGTTGACTACAACACGGCAGAGCCGGCTGTGCGCTGGGACTCCTACGAGAACTTCAACCAGCAGCACGAGGACAGTGTGGACG GCTCCTTGACCCACACTCGTGGCCCCGTAGATGGCAGTCCTTATGCCCAGGTGCAGCGGGCCCCCCGCCAGACCCCACCAGCACCTTCTCcagagccacccccacccccgctgctGTCCATCAGCAGCGACTCTGGCCATTCATCCACGCTGACCACGGAGCCAGCTGCAGAGTCCCCTGGCCGGCCACCCCCAACGGCTGCTGAGCGGCAGGAGCTAGATCGCCTCCTGGGAGGCTGTGGAGTGGGCAGCGGGGGCCGGGGCGCTGGGCGTGAGACGGCCATCCTGGATGACGAAGAGCAGCCCCCTGTGGGAGGAGGCGCCCATCTCGGAACGTATTCAGGCCACAAACCTGCCCTCAGCCGCCACTGCTCCTGCCGCCAGGGCTACCGCGAACCCTTCGGGGTCCCCAATGGGGGATACTACCGGCCTGAGGGAACCCTGGAGAGGCGGCGGCTGGCCTATGGGGGCTACGAGGGGCCTGCCCAGGTCTACGCCGAGGCCTCCGTGGAGAAGAGGCGCCTCTGCCGATCGCTGTCGGAGGGCCCGTACCCCTATCCCCCCGAGCCAGGGAAACCGGCCAGTGGGGACTTCGGCTATCGCTCCCCAGGCTACCGGGAGGTGGTGATCCTGGAGGACCCTGGGCTGCCCGCCCTatgcccctgccctgcctgcgAGGATAAGCTGGCGCTGCCCACAACAGCCCTGTATGGGCTTCGACTGGAGAGGGAGGCTGGAGAGGGGTGGGCAAGCGAGGCCAGCAAGTCTCTCCTGCACCCAGTGCGGCCTGGGCACCCATTGCCCCTGCTGGTGCCTGCCTGCGGGCATCACCATGCCCCAATGCCTGACTACAGCTGCCTGAAGCCACCCAAGGCAGGCGAGGAAGGGCATGAGGGCTGCTCTTACGCCTTGTGCCCTGAAGGCAGGTATGGGCATCCAGGCTACCCTGCCCTGGTGACATACGGCTATGGAGGAGCAGTTCCCAGTTATTGCCCAGCATATGGCCGGGTGCCTCACAGCTGTGGGTCTCCAAGCGAGGGCAGAGGGTATCCCAGCCCTGGTGCCCACTCCCCACGGGCTGGCTCCATTTCCCCGGGCAGCCCGCCCTACCCATCATCCAGAAAGCTGAGCTACGAGATTCCTGCAGAGGATGGAGGGGACAGGTATCCACTGCCTGGGCACCTGGCTCCAGCAGGACCCTTGACATCTGCAG AGTCACCTGAGCCAGGGTCCTGGAGGGAGGGCCCCAGCGGGCACAGTACCCTGCCACGGTCTCCCCGAGATGCCCAGTGCAGTGCCTCCTCAGAGTTGTCTGCTCCCTCCACACCCCTGCACACCAGCAGTCCAGTCCAGGCCAAGGAAAG TACCCGGCAGCAGGACACCAGGTCCCCCACCTTGGTGCCCACTCAGAGATTGAGTCCTGGTGAAGCCTTGTTACCTGTATCCCAGGGAGGCGCTGAAAAGTCTCCTGAGCTGCCAGCAAGAAGTGGGCTTGAGCCTCCAGCTTCTAGTCCTTTCTCCCCGACCTCCCCCCGCAGTTCGCCCAACGACTGGCCTCAGGAGAGGAACCCAGGGGGCCGCACAGACAGTGCCAGTCCAAGGGGCCCTGTGCCCACCACGCTGCCTGGCCTCCGCCATGCCCCTTGGCAGGGCCTTCGAGACCCCCCAGATAGCCCGGATGGGTCCCCCCTCACCCCTGTGCCTTCCCAGATGCCCTGGCTTATGGCCAGCCCAGAGCCGCCTCAGAGCTCACCCACTCCTGCCTTCCCCCTGGCGGCATCCTATGACATCAAtggccccacccagcccccacttCCTGAGAAACGCCACCTGCCGGGGCCTGGGCAACAGCCAGGCCACTGGGGCCCAGAGCAGGCATCACCACCAGCCAGAGGCACCAGTCACCATGTCACCTTTGCACCTCAGCTCCTGGATAACAACCCCCAGTCTTCAG AGCCCCCCATGCAAGAGAGCCAGAGCAACGTCAAGTTTGTCCAGGATACGTCTAAGTTCTGGTACAAGCCAAACCTGTCCCGTGAGCAAG CCATTGCCCTGCTGAAGGACAAGGACCCTGGGGCCTTCCTGATCAGGGACAGTCATTCATTCCAAGGAGCCTACGGGCTGGCCCTCAAGGTGGCTACGCCCCCACCCAGTGCCCAGCCCTGGAAAG GAGACCCTTTGGAACAGCTGGTTCGCCATTTTCTCATTGAGACTGGGCCCAAAGGGGTGAAAATCAAGGGCTGTCCCAGTGAGCCCTACTTTG GCAGCCTCTCCGCCCTGGTCTCCCAGCACTCCATCTCCCCTCTGTCCCTGCCCTGCTGCCTGCGCATCCCAAGCAAAG ATCCTCTGGAGGAGACCCCGGAGGCCCCAGTGCCCGCCAACATGAGCACAGCAGCAGACCTCCTGCGTCAGGGTGCCG CCTGCAGTGTGCTCTACCTGACCTCAGTGGAGACCGAGTCCCTGACGGGCCCCCAGGCGGTGGCTCGGGCCAGCTCTGCAGCTCTGAGTTGCAGCCCCCGCCCCACACCAGCCATTGTCCATTTCAAGGTCTCAGCCCAGGGCATTACACTGACCGACAACCAAAGAAA GCTCTTCTTTCGCCGCCATTACCCCGTGAACACCATCACCTTCTCCAGCACTGACCCTCAGGACCGGAG ATGGACCAACCCCGATGGGACCACCTCCAA GATCTTTGGTTTCGTGGCCAAGAAGCCGGGAAGCCCCTGGGAGAATGTGTGTCACCTCTTTGCAGAGCTGGACCCAGATCAGCCTGCAGGCGCCATTGTCACCTTCATAACCAAAGTTCTCCTGGGccagagaaaatga
- the TNS2 gene encoding tensin-2 isoform X2, whose amino-acid sequence MKSSGPVERLLRALGRRDSSRATSRPRKAEPHSFREKVFRKKPPVCAVCKVTIDGTGVSCRVCKVATHRKCEAKVTSSCQALPPAELRRNTAPVRRIEHLGSTKSLNHSKQRSTLPRSFSLDPLMERRWDLDLTYVTERILAAAFPARPEEQRHRGHLRELAHVLQSKHRDKYLLFNLSEKRHDLTRLNPKVQDFGWPELHAPPLDKLCSICKAMETWLSADPQHVVVLYCKGSKSKLGVIVSAYMHYSKISAGADQALATLTMRKFCEDKVGAELQPSQRRYISYFSGLLSGSIRMNSSPLFLHYVLVPMLPAFEPGTGFQPFLKIYQSMQLVYTSGIYHIAGPGPQQLYISLEPALLLKGDVMVTCYHKGGRGTDRTLVFRVQFHTCTIHGSRLTFPKDQLDEAWTDERFPFQASVEFIFSSSPEKIKGNTPRNDPSVTVDYNTAEPAVRWDSYENFNQQHEDSVDGSLTHTRGPVDGSPYAQVQRAPRQTPPAPSPEPPPPPLLSISSDSGHSSTLTTEPAAESPGRPPPTAAERQELDRLLGGCGVGSGGRGAGRETAILDDEEQPPVGGGAHLGTYSGHKPALSRHCSCRQGYREPFGVPNGGYYRPEGTLERRRLAYGGYEGPAQVYAEASVEKRRLCRSLSEGPYPYPPEPGKPASGDFGYRSPGYREVVILEDPGLPALCPCPACEDKLALPTTALYGLRLEREAGEGWASEASKSLLHPVRPGHPLPLLVPACGHHHAPMPDYSCLKPPKAGEEGHEGCSYALCPEGRYGHPGYPALVTYGYGGAVPSYCPAYGRVPHSCGSPSEGRGYPSPGAHSPRAGSISPGSPPYPSSRKLSYEIPAEDGGDRYPLPGHLAPAGPLTSAESPEPGSWREGPSGHSTLPRSPRDAQCSASSELSAPSTPLHTSSPVQAKESTRQQDTRSPTLVPTQRLSPGEALLPVSQGGAEKSPELPARSGLEPPASSPFSPTSPRSSPNDWPQERNPGGRTDSASPRGPVPTTLPGLRHAPWQGLRDPPDSPDGSPLTPVPSQMPWLMASPEPPQSSPTPAFPLAASYDINGPTQPPLPEKRHLPGPGQQPGHWGPEQASPPARGTSHHVTFAPQLLDNNPQSSEPPMQESQSNVKFVQDTSKFWYKPNLSREQAIALLKDKDPGAFLIRDSHSFQGAYGLALKVATPPPSAQPWKGDPLEQLVRHFLIETGPKGVKIKGCPSEPYFGSLSALVSQHSISPLSLPCCLRIPSKDPLEETPEAPVPANMSTAADLLRQGAACSVLYLTSVETESLTGPQAVARASSAALSCSPRPTPAIVHFKVSAQGITLTDNQRKLFFRRHYPVNTITFSSTDPQDRRWTNPDGTTSKIFGFVAKKPGSPWENVCHLFAELDPDQPAGAIVTFITKVLLGQRK is encoded by the exons GTGACTTCATCCTGTCAGGCCTTGCCTCCTGCAGAGCTG CGGAGAAACACGGCCCCTGTGAGGCGCATAGAGCACCTG GGATCCACCAAGTCTCTGAACCACTCAAAGCAGCGCAGCACTCTGCCCAG GAGCTTCAGTTTGGACCCGCTCATGGAGCGCCGCTGGGACCTGGACCTCACCTACGTGACTGAGCGGATCCTGGCTGCCGCCTTCCCTGCGCGGCCCGAAGAGCAGCGACACCGGGGCCACCTGCGCGAGCTGGCTCACGTGCTGCAATCCAAGCACCGCGACAAGTACCTG CTCTTCAACCTTTCGGAGAAAAGACATGACCTGACCCGCCTAAACCCCAAG gtccAGGACTTTGGCTGGCCTGAACTGCATGCGCCTCCCCTGGACAAGCTGTGCTCCATCTGCAAAGCCATGGagacctggctcagtgctgaCCCCCAGCACGTGGTTGTACTGTACTGCAAG GGGAGCAAGAGTAAGCTCGGGGTCATCGTCTCTGCGTACATGCACTACAGCAAGATCTCTGCAGG GGCAGACCAGGCACTGGCTACTCTTACCATGCGGAAGTTCTGCGAGGACAAGGTGGGCGCAGAGCTGCAGCCCTCCCAGCGCCG ATACATCAGCTACTTCAGTGGTCTGCTGTCTGGCTCCATCAGAATGAACAGCAGCCCTCTCTTCCTACACTATGTGCTCGTGCCTATGCTGCCAGCCTTTGAACCTGGCACAG gcTTCCAGCCCTTCCTTAAGATCTATCAGTCCATGCAGCTCGTCTACACATCTGGAATCTA TCACATTGCAGGCCCGGGTCCCCAGCAGCTTTACATCAGCCTGGAGCCAGCCCTCCTCCTCAAAGGCGACGTCATG GTGACATGCTATCACAAGGGTGGTCGGGGGACAGACCGGACCCTTGTATTCCGAGTCCAGTTCCACACGTGCACCATCCACGGATCACGGCTCACCTTTCCCAAAGACCAGCTGGATGAAGCCTGGACTG ATGAGAGGTTCCCTTTCCAAGCCTCGGTGGAATTCATCTTCTCCTCGAGCCCTGAGAAGATCAAAG GAAACACCCCGCGGAACGACCCCTCCGTCACTGTTGACTACAACACGGCAGAGCCGGCTGTGCGCTGGGACTCCTACGAGAACTTCAACCAGCAGCACGAGGACAGTGTGGACG GCTCCTTGACCCACACTCGTGGCCCCGTAGATGGCAGTCCTTATGCCCAGGTGCAGCGGGCCCCCCGCCAGACCCCACCAGCACCTTCTCcagagccacccccacccccgctgctGTCCATCAGCAGCGACTCTGGCCATTCATCCACGCTGACCACGGAGCCAGCTGCAGAGTCCCCTGGCCGGCCACCCCCAACGGCTGCTGAGCGGCAGGAGCTAGATCGCCTCCTGGGAGGCTGTGGAGTGGGCAGCGGGGGCCGGGGCGCTGGGCGTGAGACGGCCATCCTGGATGACGAAGAGCAGCCCCCTGTGGGAGGAGGCGCCCATCTCGGAACGTATTCAGGCCACAAACCTGCCCTCAGCCGCCACTGCTCCTGCCGCCAGGGCTACCGCGAACCCTTCGGGGTCCCCAATGGGGGATACTACCGGCCTGAGGGAACCCTGGAGAGGCGGCGGCTGGCCTATGGGGGCTACGAGGGGCCTGCCCAGGTCTACGCCGAGGCCTCCGTGGAGAAGAGGCGCCTCTGCCGATCGCTGTCGGAGGGCCCGTACCCCTATCCCCCCGAGCCAGGGAAACCGGCCAGTGGGGACTTCGGCTATCGCTCCCCAGGCTACCGGGAGGTGGTGATCCTGGAGGACCCTGGGCTGCCCGCCCTatgcccctgccctgcctgcgAGGATAAGCTGGCGCTGCCCACAACAGCCCTGTATGGGCTTCGACTGGAGAGGGAGGCTGGAGAGGGGTGGGCAAGCGAGGCCAGCAAGTCTCTCCTGCACCCAGTGCGGCCTGGGCACCCATTGCCCCTGCTGGTGCCTGCCTGCGGGCATCACCATGCCCCAATGCCTGACTACAGCTGCCTGAAGCCACCCAAGGCAGGCGAGGAAGGGCATGAGGGCTGCTCTTACGCCTTGTGCCCTGAAGGCAGGTATGGGCATCCAGGCTACCCTGCCCTGGTGACATACGGCTATGGAGGAGCAGTTCCCAGTTATTGCCCAGCATATGGCCGGGTGCCTCACAGCTGTGGGTCTCCAAGCGAGGGCAGAGGGTATCCCAGCCCTGGTGCCCACTCCCCACGGGCTGGCTCCATTTCCCCGGGCAGCCCGCCCTACCCATCATCCAGAAAGCTGAGCTACGAGATTCCTGCAGAGGATGGAGGGGACAGGTATCCACTGCCTGGGCACCTGGCTCCAGCAGGACCCTTGACATCTGCAG AGTCACCTGAGCCAGGGTCCTGGAGGGAGGGCCCCAGCGGGCACAGTACCCTGCCACGGTCTCCCCGAGATGCCCAGTGCAGTGCCTCCTCAGAGTTGTCTGCTCCCTCCACACCCCTGCACACCAGCAGTCCAGTCCAGGCCAAGGAAAG TACCCGGCAGCAGGACACCAGGTCCCCCACCTTGGTGCCCACTCAGAGATTGAGTCCTGGTGAAGCCTTGTTACCTGTATCCCAGGGAGGCGCTGAAAAGTCTCCTGAGCTGCCAGCAAGAAGTGGGCTTGAGCCTCCAGCTTCTAGTCCTTTCTCCCCGACCTCCCCCCGCAGTTCGCCCAACGACTGGCCTCAGGAGAGGAACCCAGGGGGCCGCACAGACAGTGCCAGTCCAAGGGGCCCTGTGCCCACCACGCTGCCTGGCCTCCGCCATGCCCCTTGGCAGGGCCTTCGAGACCCCCCAGATAGCCCGGATGGGTCCCCCCTCACCCCTGTGCCTTCCCAGATGCCCTGGCTTATGGCCAGCCCAGAGCCGCCTCAGAGCTCACCCACTCCTGCCTTCCCCCTGGCGGCATCCTATGACATCAAtggccccacccagcccccacttCCTGAGAAACGCCACCTGCCGGGGCCTGGGCAACAGCCAGGCCACTGGGGCCCAGAGCAGGCATCACCACCAGCCAGAGGCACCAGTCACCATGTCACCTTTGCACCTCAGCTCCTGGATAACAACCCCCAGTCTTCAG AGCCCCCCATGCAAGAGAGCCAGAGCAACGTCAAGTTTGTCCAGGATACGTCTAAGTTCTGGTACAAGCCAAACCTGTCCCGTGAGCAAG CCATTGCCCTGCTGAAGGACAAGGACCCTGGGGCCTTCCTGATCAGGGACAGTCATTCATTCCAAGGAGCCTACGGGCTGGCCCTCAAGGTGGCTACGCCCCCACCCAGTGCCCAGCCCTGGAAAG GAGACCCTTTGGAACAGCTGGTTCGCCATTTTCTCATTGAGACTGGGCCCAAAGGGGTGAAAATCAAGGGCTGTCCCAGTGAGCCCTACTTTG GCAGCCTCTCCGCCCTGGTCTCCCAGCACTCCATCTCCCCTCTGTCCCTGCCCTGCTGCCTGCGCATCCCAAGCAAAG ATCCTCTGGAGGAGACCCCGGAGGCCCCAGTGCCCGCCAACATGAGCACAGCAGCAGACCTCCTGCGTCAGGGTGCCG CCTGCAGTGTGCTCTACCTGACCTCAGTGGAGACCGAGTCCCTGACGGGCCCCCAGGCGGTGGCTCGGGCCAGCTCTGCAGCTCTGAGTTGCAGCCCCCGCCCCACACCAGCCATTGTCCATTTCAAGGTCTCAGCCCAGGGCATTACACTGACCGACAACCAAAGAAA GCTCTTCTTTCGCCGCCATTACCCCGTGAACACCATCACCTTCTCCAGCACTGACCCTCAGGACCGGAG ATGGACCAACCCCGATGGGACCACCTCCAA GATCTTTGGTTTCGTGGCCAAGAAGCCGGGAAGCCCCTGGGAGAATGTGTGTCACCTCTTTGCAGAGCTGGACCCAGATCAGCCTGCAGGCGCCATTGTCACCTTCATAACCAAAGTTCTCCTGGGccagagaaaatga